The DNA sequence CATTTTTTTACCTTACTCCATAAAGTACATAGTTTAATTAACATCTGTACCGTCAATTCCAGATCTTGTCTTGTCGTCCATTCATTAAGTCCATGCATATTAATAGCCGCACTAAATACATTACTTGTTGGTAAACCATCAAAACTCATGCGAACTCCGTCAAATCCCCCACGAACCAAATCTTTTTTCGGTTTCACACCGACACTTTTATAAGCCTTTACTGCCATGTTATTGACTAGCGGGAATTTTCTCATGACTTCTCCTGCATTTTTGTAAACGTGAACTTCATCCCACTTTTCCTCGATTTGAACTTTTTTATATTTTTTAAGAATTTTTTGTTTTGCCTCACTTATGCCTGTTTTCATTTTATCAATATCTTGTGAGTCAAAGGCACGAAGTAAATAATGGATATCCACTTTTGTCCATGTACCACTAATATTATTTAAACCCAAATACGGCTCTCTTTTGTTTGACCTCTCGGGTGACAAAAAATTATTGTTTAAAATATTTATAAATTCCTGAGCCACCAGCAATGCGTTGGTCATTTTTCCTTTGGCAAATCCCGGGTGAACTGTTTCTCCGGTAAGTGAAATAGTTACCGCCTCAGCATTGAAGTTCTCTTCAAAAAGTAAACCCACCTCTCCCGCGTCGACACAATACGCAAAATCGGCCCCCAGTTTTTTGTAATCTAAATACTCGGTACCACGGCCGACTTCCTCGTTGTTATTAAAAATTAGCCTTACCGTGCCGTGCTTGATAGTTGGTTGTTGTATCAAAAAGCGTGCCAAATCGAGTATCGCGGCTACACCCGTTTTGTCATCTGCCCCCAATTGATTGTCTCCCAATCCCGTAACAATGTCGTGACCGATTTTTCCTTTTAAGTCTTTCTCGGCAATAACAATATTTCCTTTGGGTAGTTTAATATCACCACCCTGGTAGTTTTTATGTATCAAAATCTTCGTTCCGTTTCCCGGATTCTCAAGTGCGGTGTCGTAATGCGCCATCAGCGCAACAACGGGAGAAGTGTTTTTTACGTTTGAAGGAATGGTTGCATAAACATATCCCTCTTTGGTTAGAACTACATCCCGTAAACCGATTTCTTTCAATGAAGTGGCAATATAGGTAGCACACTTTGCAAATCTTTTCTGAGCAAGTTTCGTAAGTCCGTTGGGGTCAGCTTGTGTTGGAAAACTGGCTAATTTTTCAAAGTAACTTAGAACATTATACTTATAATCTTTAAATTCACGGCTTTCTTTTCGCATGGCAAAAGTATATCAATGATTACACTTTTCCACAAACTGGCCAGGCACCATATCCATCACGCGCCATTTTATATGCAGCTGTTTTAATTGCCTCTTCAGCGTTACTCCTTAAAGAAGGATCCGGGTCCAAGCCCATGGCATTTCTATTGGAAATCCAGGTTGATGGATGAAACTGATACAATCCGACATACGTCCCCGTCGCACTTGCGGCGTCTGATCTAAAGCCACTTTCACATTTGGCTATCGTTTTCATCTTTGTCGAACTTACGTTATAGTCAACAGCGTATTTATCAATTAAATCAGTTATGGCATTCGGGGTATCGGTAGCATCAACAAAGTGCTGTGGGGTTTCGGTTGGTTTCGGTGTTGGTTCAATATCTTTTATTTCCTTATTTCTTGCCACATCGAAAGTTATACTTGCAACAAATGAAGTGGTGGGTTTTGATATCAGGGTTGGTAATGGAGTTATTTGTACAATCACGGGTGCGACTTTTTTATCATCCTGTTTTACCGCCACATCTACCAAATCGTGCGATAAGTAACTTGGTTCAATATCAAAACTCGTCTTGCTCTCTTTAATTCCAAGCCCGGGATTTATAACAGCAAAAACTAAAACCACTATTCCCGTAGCTATTAACTGGCCGTCAACACTAAGTATTTTACGCCACATAAAGCCCTTTGGCAGGCTAGTTACGCAAATCTATCTCAAAAAAAACACTACTTTAAAGATACAAGAGGGTACTATATACGCTACTTGGGTAAAAATCAACTTTTGGATGACGAAAATAACTTTTTCAACGAAGCTATGTCAG is a window from the Candidatus Woesebacteria bacterium genome containing:
- the pepT gene encoding tripeptide aminopeptidase PepT — translated: MRKESREFKDYKYNVLSYFEKLASFPTQADPNGLTKLAQKRFAKCATYIATSLKEIGLRDVVLTKEGYVYATIPSNVKNTSPVVALMAHYDTALENPGNGTKILIHKNYQGGDIKLPKGNIVIAEKDLKGKIGHDIVTGLGDNQLGADDKTGVAAILDLARFLIQQPTIKHGTVRLIFNNNEEVGRGTEYLDYKKLGADFAYCVDAGEVGLLFEENFNAEAVTISLTGETVHPGFAKGKMTNALLVAQEFINILNNNFLSPERSNKREPYLGLNNISGTWTKVDIHYLLRAFDSQDIDKMKTGISEAKQKILKKYKKVQIEEKWDEVHVYKNAGEVMRKFPLVNNMAVKAYKSVGVKPKKDLVRGGFDGVRMSFDGLPTSNVFSAAINMHGLNEWTTRQDLELTVQMLIKLCTLWSKVKK
- a CDS encoding transglycosylase family protein, whose protein sequence is MWRKILSVDGQLIATGIVVLVFAVINPGLGIKESKTSFDIEPSYLSHDLVDVAVKQDDKKVAPVIVQITPLPTLISKPTTSFVASITFDVARNKEIKDIEPTPKPTETPQHFVDATDTPNAITDLIDKYAVDYNVSSTKMKTIAKCESGFRSDAASATGTYVGLYQFHPSTWISNRNAMGLDPDPSLRSNAEEAIKTAAYKMARDGYGAWPVCGKV